The Azospirillum thermophilum genome contains the following window.
CGTGGCATAGAGCAGCCCGAGCGCCACCGGGTAGGAGAGCAGCGAGGACACCCCCACCTCGAACAGCGCGATCAGCAGCGCGCCCGCCACCGCCCCGGGAACGGAGCCCCAGCCGCCGATGGTCACGGCGATGTAGGCCTTCAGGATCAGGTCGCCGCCCGCGGTCGGCGTCACGAAATAGCGGTTGGCGAGCAGCAGGCCCGCCGCCCGGCGAAGGCGGCGGCGATGGCGAAGGTCAGCAGGATCATCCCCGTCACCGGCACGCCGCAGGCCCGCGCCATCTCCGGATCCTGCGCCGTCGCGCGCAGCCGCCGGCCGAGCTGCGTGCGGCCGAACACCCATTGCTGCAGACCGATCAGCAGCGCCGCCACCGCGACGATGGCGAGCGACTGTTCCGGCACCACGAGGTCGCCGACGCGCAGCGTCTG
Protein-coding sequences here:
- a CDS encoding ABC transporter permease subunit, producing the protein MTPTAGGDLILKAYIAVTIGGWGSVPGAVAGALLIALFEVGVSSLLSYPVALGLLYATLLVILVARPQGLFGEAARRRA